From the Sphingobacteruim zhuxiongii genome, the window TCTTGCGAATAATTTCGTAGTATATCGTCTCTTCAATATCGAGGTGTCTCGCTTTTTCAATTTGTAATAACTCGCCTTCACTCATGTGTTCTACTGCTTCCGAAACGATTCGGAGTAGCTCGAACTCTTTATGCTTAACCGATAACAATAAACCTTTTGACAATAGAAAGTCGCCAACAAGAACGGCCACTTTATTTTTCCAAAGGGCATTGATCGAAAAGAATCCTCGGCGTTCATTGGAATTATCAACAACATCGTCATGTACTAACGAAGCTGTATGTAATAATTCGACAAGTGAGGCCCCATGATAAGTAGATTCGGTAATTCCTCCACTAACACCCGCGGAAAAGAAAACAAACATCGGACGCATCTGTTTTCCTTTTTGTTTAATCAGGTAGCCCGTAATACGGTCTAATAGAGGTGCTGAACTTTGCATAGACGCTTTGAATGTTTTTTCAAAGCGTTTCAGGTGTTCTTTTATAGGAAGTTGTATTTCGTCTAATGTTAACATGAAAATGGTTTAATACCATCAGTAATCACTGAAATTGACCATAAAAATAATAAAATTATGGTTGAGAAGCTAACGTATTTTCAAGCTCTTTGTACCATTCTTCTCCATACTCGCGAATCAGCGGGTCTTTTAAGAATTTGTATACCGGAATTTTTAACTCCTGGCCGAAAGTACATGCATCTTTACAGATATACCAGCGGTCGTAGTGCAACACATCAAACTCTGGATAATGTGTAGCACGAATAGGGTATAAGTGACAAGAGATGGGTTTCTTCCAACTTACTTCCCCTAACTCATAAGCTTTCTCAATAGCACATTTGGTGATGCCATTTTCCCAAGTTACATAGGCGCACTCTTTATTTCCATCAACGCAGGTGGTCGTTAAATCACCATCGGCATCAATTACGTGGGTTCCTTGTTCCTCGATCGCTTGAATTCCTTTTTCTGTTAAGTAAGGTTTTACGATAGGGTAGATATCTGCTAATATCTTAGTTTCAGCCTCCGTCAAAGGAGCACCGGCATCGCCTTCAATACAACAAACTCCTTTACATTTGCTTAGGTTGCAAACAAAATCATTGTTCACAATATCTTCGTGAACAAGCACATTACCTACTTCTATCATTTTTTACTTTGAATAACTTACTCGTTTTCCTAGTGGATATTTTAATCCATCAGCGCTAACTAATTCCATAGTAACCGAACCAATTAAAATATCTACTTGAGCTTTTACTGGAATGCGATTACCGTCGTTGGTGACCCAAAGATACAAACGACTATTCTTTTTAAAAATTCTTCCGGGACTTATTTCTGGACTAAGCTTGATACACTCAAGTTCTCCCAATACAGATTTTACCTTTTCGACACCAACATATTCTACTCCTAATTGAGCAACTTCATCGTTTAAGAAGTAGGTTATCTTAAACTTATCGCCTTTGCTTAGCCCCGAGAAATCCAAGTTTCTTGAAAAATAGTACGCAGAAACAAGGTCAAATGTCTGAATCGTAGGGCTGCTAAATGTTCCTTTCTTTCCACTGACTTTACGTGTTTTATGATCGAAAGTAGCATATTCCACTCGACGATAGTTGTTCTCGCGGATATTCTCTGTATAAAGAATAGGAAGATAGTTTTCCTTGTTAATATAGGAATCGTATTGATTCTTTACAGTATAGAACGCGGAGAATGCACCGGAAGTTTGTCCAAATGCATGAAGGTGAATCGGATCTTCCATACCAAAACTGTGTTTAGATTTTTGAACAGATAGTGTCCCAGTCGCAGCAGACATGATACCGTACTTCAATTTATATTTTAGTACTTCGCCTGGCTGAAAGGTCGGGTTCGATAAATGCGGCAATGTTTGCGCTGTGGAGACAGTTCCTAAACTTACAATCAGGGCTAGTAGCGTAAAAATTCTTTTCATACAATTATGACGAGGTAAAATAGCAATAGTTTAAGATTTTCGCTTGAACACAGGCACGGTAGAGCATGGCTCTCCATACATAATGCTTTTCGCACGCAGACTCAACGCTGCGGTAAACGTAACAAAAGCGCTCTCAGGGATGGCAATATCACCACATCCTTTGACAACAATACGCTGATCTTGATATTGACTAAAATCAATGTTTTCCAAGGCTTTTTCAAATAGCCTTGTACGAACAGAGTCTTCGTCTCCAAAGCGAACAGAAGCCGCGTAATCAATCATCTTCGTTGTCAATAGCATATAGGCCCAAGTTGGTACAATCGCATCTGTAGAGCAAATAATGCCTACGTGTTGCCCACTGTATTGTGACCAATCATGTGTTTTGATAAATTCTCTGAAATCCTTCTCCTTCAAAATTAAACCGTGGAAAAGGTTATCCTTGATGTCATAGATAACAATAGGTTCTTTTGGCGCATAATTCGCCAAATCAACTGTGATTAACCCACTTTGCGCTACCTTGTTGACTATGTTTTCTTGAATATCCATTTCTTAAAAATAAAAAAAGCTGGATAACATATTGCTATCCAGCTGTAAATTTAACTATTATATGTTAATAGAATTTAATACGATTGTCAACAATCTTACCGTTGTCTTGTAATGCTTTAAAAATAACACTCCAAGAACGTTGAGCTTTCGCTGCAGTAATTTGTTTTTGTTGAGCCGTTAATTCTTCAGCCGCAATAGCCTTAGGATTTACAAAACCGTTTACTTGTACAGCATAAACACCTTGTTTACCTTCAATTGCTTTAGATGGCTTATTTGGTTGCAAGCCGAAAACTGTACCAACGACAGCATTTTCAACAGCAACACCAGGGATAACTGGATTCGCTAAAACGATGTTTTCAACCGATAAAGCATTCTTGCCTAATTTTTGAGCAACTTGATCGATAGAGCTAGCACCATTTAAAGCGTTGTTTACTTTCTCTTTTAACATTCTAGCCTTAACCAAATTTTTAACAACAGGCTCAATTAAAGTCTTTACAGACTCTAACGTTTGTTGACCCTTTTGTTGAACTCCAGTCAAACGCGCTACGATAAAGTTTGATTCAGTTTCATAAATCTTATCCGAAAGATCACCAACTTTCGCTTCATATGCCCAACGGATTAATTCACGTGGAACCTCTACAGCACCTAACATGTTATCCATCGCTACAGTACGATCATTCGTTTGAACTGCCGCATTTTGTTGTTTCGCAATATCTGAGAAATTATCTTTGTTTACTGCAGTAAAGAATGTATTCGCTTTGGCATATGCTGCGTCTGTAGTTTCTTTACCAGCAACAATCGTTTTGTCGACGATTGCTAACTTCGCAATTTTCGAATTTCCAGTTTGTTTCTCAATTTTTAAAACGTGAACACCGTAACTCGAGTTTACTACAGTAACATCACCTGCTTTTCCGCTAAATGCTGCTTCTTCAAACTCAGGAATCATACGGCCGCGAGTAAATGTGCCTAATTCTCCTCCGTTGTTCTTGCTACCTGGATCAACGCTGAATTCAATTGCTAACGCCGCCATGTTTCCACCAGCTACAATTAAGTTCTTAATCGAATCAGCTTTCTTTAATGCCTTGTCAACACCACCCTCAGTTGCTGGATTCAATAGAATATGTGAAGCAGTTACTGAATCTGGACTAAATTTAGTTTCAATTACTTTTGCAATCTCATAAACTCCTTGTGTTAAGAAAGGACCAACAGTTGTACCTGAAGCAGCGTTAAATACAGTAGAATCTAAAGCTGGGCTTAATTGACCCTTACTGTAATATTTAACTGGGTATTTGTTGTCAGAATTCAAAGAAACAAATGATGAGTCATTCGTTGCTGTTTGAAGTTCTGCTTTTACTTTTTGAATATTTCCTAAAACAGTCGCTGTATCGGCAGCATTTGGACTTGCATTGAATAATACATACTCAATTGCTCTAGTCTCTTCTGCGTTTTTAAACGCATTTTTGTTCTTGTCAAAGTATTCTTTATAATCAGCGTCTGTTAATTTGATTTCCGCGTCATTTACTGAAGCGTAATCTAACATCACGTATTTAAAGTTCGCTAATTTGTTGCGTGAGTTGTAATCATACTCAGCTTCTAAAGAAGTCGTGTAAATACAGCTGTTTACTAGGTTTGAATATTTTTCATTCAAACGCTCGTTTTTAACAGACTCTAATAATTGATTCCATTGTTGACTTACTTCAGGATTTGTTTTTGCCTGCTCGATTACTGCATTAATATATGCGGCATCAACTTTCCCTGTCTGTGGATTTCCAAATTGTTGTAAAATCTGTTGTGATGGGTTATTACCGTAGATTAAGCTATTTAATTCTGCTTTACCAACTTCAATTCCAATTTTTTCAATTTCTTGTTTCAACAACTCTTGTGACACAAATTGATTCCAAACTTGTTGTACCGCAAATCCTCTCATTTGAGGAGTAGCATTGCCACCCATTTGTTGTTGATACATCGCGCTCGCCTGATCAACTTGTTGGTTGAAGATTTGGTAATCAATACCTTCACCGTTCACACTGCCGACTTCCGATTGACTACTACGCCAAAATGGAGTACCCATGTTAATGATGTCCCCAAGTAAAAACGCAACGATTGCTAAACCGATCACGAAAATGACTAAGCCCGCACGGTTTCGCAAATAGCTCATTAATCCCATAACTCTATTCTAAATTTTATTAAATGCTTAATTTTAGTTATTTAATTGTGTTTTTCTAAAACAAGGCGCAAGATACAATTTTTATGAAAAAAATAGTAAAAATTTATCAAACGCTAGGTTCTATTTTTTTTATATCCAAATGCTTCAAAACCTGTTAGTTCCCAAAGCCCGGAAGCTGCTGGTTGGAGTTCAAGTAATAAAGTCCAGTGGAACCTTGAAATTCAACGTCGTTGAAATTTGAATCTGAAGTAAAGGAAGTGCCTTGCATATGACCTCGACCGTCAGTGAATTCAATGCTAATCGGTTGAGTATTATAGTATTTTGAATTCTTTTCGTCGTAAAATAGCTCTTCCGTTTTAACGATAGACCCATTTTCCATAATCAAGACTACATTATTACGAAATTCAATAATACCTGTCTTTGCATATTGCTTTGCGTAGTTGGAAGTAATCCGTTGGTTTTCTTTCGCCTCTTCATCAAAAAAGATAATTTTCACACCTTTCTTAAACTCGTAGTCCCCTTGATTACGGTTGGTGGTATCATGATAAACGCGCATTTCTGGAGCCGTTAGCTCAGCTTTCACACGAGCGGAATCGCTATAAATCACCGTGACATGCTTCGAAATATCAACAGCCTCCTCTTTTTTTATATTGGCAATGCGATCAATATCTTTTAGATCGTTTTCACACGCAAATGACAAGATTGCCCCTAGCAATATAATTGTTAGGGGCAAAACATGAAATTTCTTTATTTTAATGCAAATACGCTGCATAGCTCTTAATCATAACTTCTTCTTAGGAACCAAGCATCATTGATGGTGAAACCTAAGTTGATATTTATATATCGCTCGCGGATTAGATTGCTTTTCAATGTTCCTTGTTGTCCAAACTCAGCAGAGATATTAACACTTGAGA encodes:
- a CDS encoding polyprenyl synthetase family protein; translation: MLTLDEIQLPIKEHLKRFEKTFKASMQSSAPLLDRITGYLIKQKGKQMRPMFVFFSAGVSGGITESTYHGASLVELLHTASLVHDDVVDNSNERRGFFSINALWKNKVAVLVGDFLLSKGLLLSVKHKEFELLRIVSEAVEHMSEGELLQIEKARHLDIEETIYYEIIRKKTASLIASCCACGASSAGADEDTVEKLRLFGEKVGIAFQIKDDLFDFGLDDVGKPVGNDIKEKKMTLPLIYALNTVAKSERRKIINLVKNHNEDTEKVAEVIEFVKSNGGLEYATERMLQYQQEAFDILATIPNGGEFKTGLEQLVRFTTERKK
- a CDS encoding DUF3109 family protein, whose protein sequence is MIEVGNVLVHEDIVNNDFVCNLSKCKGVCCIEGDAGAPLTEAETKILADIYPIVKPYLTEKGIQAIEEQGTHVIDADGDLTTTCVDGNKECAYVTWENGITKCAIEKAYELGEVSWKKPISCHLYPIRATHYPEFDVLHYDRWYICKDACTFGQELKIPVYKFLKDPLIREYGEEWYKELENTLASQP
- a CDS encoding DUF3108 domain-containing protein, which encodes MKRIFTLLALIVSLGTVSTAQTLPHLSNPTFQPGEVLKYKLKYGIMSAATGTLSVQKSKHSFGMEDPIHLHAFGQTSGAFSAFYTVKNQYDSYINKENYLPILYTENIRENNYRRVEYATFDHKTRKVSGKKGTFSSPTIQTFDLVSAYYFSRNLDFSGLSKGDKFKITYFLNDEVAQLGVEYVGVEKVKSVLGELECIKLSPEISPGRIFKKNSRLYLWVTNDGNRIPVKAQVDILIGSVTMELVSADGLKYPLGKRVSYSK
- a CDS encoding DUF2480 family protein; this translates as MDIQENIVNKVAQSGLITVDLANYAPKEPIVIYDIKDNLFHGLILKEKDFREFIKTHDWSQYSGQHVGIICSTDAIVPTWAYMLLTTKMIDYAASVRFGDEDSVRTRLFEKALENIDFSQYQDQRIVVKGCGDIAIPESAFVTFTAALSLRAKSIMYGEPCSTVPVFKRKS
- a CDS encoding peptidylprolyl isomerase; the encoded protein is MGLMSYLRNRAGLVIFVIGLAIVAFLLGDIINMGTPFWRSSQSEVGSVNGEGIDYQIFNQQVDQASAMYQQQMGGNATPQMRGFAVQQVWNQFVSQELLKQEIEKIGIEVGKAELNSLIYGNNPSQQILQQFGNPQTGKVDAAYINAVIEQAKTNPEVSQQWNQLLESVKNERLNEKYSNLVNSCIYTTSLEAEYDYNSRNKLANFKYVMLDYASVNDAEIKLTDADYKEYFDKNKNAFKNAEETRAIEYVLFNASPNAADTATVLGNIQKVKAELQTATNDSSFVSLNSDNKYPVKYYSKGQLSPALDSTVFNAASGTTVGPFLTQGVYEIAKVIETKFSPDSVTASHILLNPATEGGVDKALKKADSIKNLIVAGGNMAALAIEFSVDPGSKNNGGELGTFTRGRMIPEFEEAAFSGKAGDVTVVNSSYGVHVLKIEKQTGNSKIAKLAIVDKTIVAGKETTDAAYAKANTFFTAVNKDNFSDIAKQQNAAVQTNDRTVAMDNMLGAVEVPRELIRWAYEAKVGDLSDKIYETESNFIVARLTGVQQKGQQTLESVKTLIEPVVKNLVKARMLKEKVNNALNGASSIDQVAQKLGKNALSVENIVLANPVIPGVAVENAVVGTVFGLQPNKPSKAIEGKQGVYAVQVNGFVNPKAIAAEELTAQQKQITAAKAQRSWSVIFKALQDNGKIVDNRIKFY
- the lptC gene encoding LPS export ABC transporter periplasmic protein LptC, which translates into the protein MQRICIKIKKFHVLPLTIILLGAILSFACENDLKDIDRIANIKKEEAVDISKHVTVIYSDSARVKAELTAPEMRVYHDTTNRNQGDYEFKKGVKIIFFDEEAKENQRITSNYAKQYAKTGIIEFRNNVVLIMENGSIVKTEELFYDEKNSKYYNTQPISIEFTDGRGHMQGTSFTSDSNFNDVEFQGSTGLYYLNSNQQLPGFGN